The Rhea pennata isolate bPtePen1 chromosome 18, bPtePen1.pri, whole genome shotgun sequence genomic sequence cccccgccgcacGGCGCCCGGGCCGAGGCTGCTCGGCTGAATGCGGTCGAGGCGTTTGTTGAGGTTCAGACCCTGGACTCAGCGAAGCAGCCAGCAGCGGCGTGTTTGCGCGGCCTCAGACCCCACGGCCCCGGCAGCCTTACAGAGGGACCTGCCTGCGTGGGGGTTTACCCTGCTGAGTTACTCGGCCTGGGATTTTTACCCCCTTTTCTGATTAAACGAAAAATTTGGGTCTGTCCCACAACTCCTCGGCCTCTTCGCTGCTCTATGACGAGACTCTTAACGCCTTCACTGCTCGGCCGTCGCCACCATGAGCGCTAAGAAACTATCTGCACGCTTCCCCGAAAGAAAAACTGTCGCTTAggataatttaaaaacaattttattatttttaagttcaaAATCTTGTCCCCAGGTTACCTCACATTGCATTTCCTGGGAACACATGGCTTGCACAGGTCTCAGGCCACATCAAATTCTCACCCGAAGACAGCTGAAAATTAGATTTTCCTCACATTCACACAGTTACAAACAGAACCAGCTTTCTTCTTTACAACTAAAGTAAAATGCAATGAACTGCAATAGAAATAGTtctgcagggaggaaaagaagcaaaacaacaCTGTGCATCATAAAAAACGCATAACCTCCACTGCTCAGTATCTGCTCTCAGTCCTGGCACAGGTGAGGTGACCCAAGCAAGGCTGTGGCCAGGCACAGCTCAGCTAATGCTGAGATTTCTCCCAGCATCTTATCTGCGCTCAGAAGCTGGGCCgaagagctgcagcactgaacACCTTGCTGCAGTATCTTACACATTCTGCACAGCAAAAGCCCTTGGGAACAAACAAGAAGTTCTCTTAGAAAGTTAATTCTAGCAAACGGGTTTTAGCCTCTACCTTTACATTTACAAGACAAACTGcattgctgctttaaaaaagatctctctgtatttttaagaatgtgTAAGAATCTGTAAACAAGCTTGATTTCCCACTAAAAATTATCAACAGAAAGCTCATGTTTTTACAAAACAAGTTTTGTAACTGAAAGTAAGTTATACAAAAGATTTTACTGACTGAAGAGTTCACAATCACCTGTGAACTGATTCACTACAGGATCACAACAAGAAAAGCCTTGTAGTTAACAGCATGTGAAGGTAGTGATTCCCACCCCTTCCATGAGTCACTGACACAAGATCCAGCGCTGATGGAAAGTAAGAGCTCCTGCAAAGATTTCTGACAGTGCTCCTCATCAGTATCGCCTATTCATCTTCTTGAATTTCTCATAGTGATAATCATCTGTTGCTTTTTCATTGGGTGGACGTTTGCGATTTGGAGGAGACcctgcaaaagaaatacaaaaaaaatattatttcctgttctttcacATATGtaacagaaaggaggaaatgtcTCCTTAACACTACCACTTCCCCTATGAACTCCTTTAAAGCCATACAATCAACAGCCCCTTGCTGCATGAAATCCGGTTATTCCTTTAACAGTCAATGCTCCTTAACCCAGTGCCCCTAGCTATTTCTCTCATCATACCCTCAGCAATCAAATTTGTCAATGTTTCAATCTTGACCTTGTGCTACTGCAGCTTTGGATGTCTGTAAAGACATCTTCCATCCAGATGGCTTCATGTGTGACCTAGCAGGCATATATCAAGTGCCAGACCCTCCCACTGGACTTCAAATACAGACTGCTCCACTTCCCCACTATCTCAGCACTCTCATGTTTAAGAGAAGGTAAGAAGAGCTACATCATTACTCTGTGACAGATCCCTGAAAAGTTGCAGTATCTCTACTTAAAAACATATCAGATTAGGAACTTACGCTCAGGTTCTGGCCTCTCTGTATCCCCAACTCTCAGTGGACGGGGCTTCGGTTCTTCTTTATTCCTTCTCACTGGTGCATTTAGCTCCTCATGATaaactgagaaaaggaaaacatcagaTACAGAATGCTAcagtttttcagtatttgttacAACTAAGCAGAAACAACACAACTCACAACAAGCATTCTTGTAATTAGTTTCTATGAATAATCGATACATGCAATATGGGATCCACCAAACTTCAGTAGCACCAGTTCATCAAAAGTGGTTGCAAGactcttcatttcctttggaACACACAAATCTGACTCCAAATCACCCCTGAAGGCGTGGTTAGACACAGCAGAAGGCTGCCTTTCCTCCAGATGGCTGCAGCATGAGTGGCTCTCCAGGAAATTAATTCCCATCTCCTGTCTAGTAAGATCTATGTTTGCTTGACCACCTGTCTGCTTTGGCAACCTACAGAATGGCTTCTCTCCATTGTAAACCAGCATTTATAATCACGGATTGGGCAGGCTTTTCCAGCACATGTTCAAGCCATAACTTTaagaaaaactcttaaaatttaTGAGGCATAGTCAAGAGACTATCAAGGGAGTTCAGGAGCAGAAGGCTAAGCCAGAAGTAATAAGTCCTTCTCTTTCATGCTGACGGATGGGAAAGAAAGGCCAAGCCAGATGGGGTCTATATGAGCATCCCAGAAAAAGGAATCAGACAGCTGTTTGTGCTGATACATGAATTAATTTCTCCTGCATCTGACTGCATCCCAACTGACTGCTTCTTTTCAGCAGAAGAGCAGGTCACACCTGGGTCAAGAGAGTTATGTGAGACTTACATCTGTTGTGCTGGACATAGTTGACAGCCATGTTCGTGGGAACAAACGAAGTTTCactgtctttctttttgttctgttgctCTGCCAGCAGCTTGGCCTTGGCCTCTTCAGTTGAGatgatgttttttatttttgcactgaaagaaaagcaaagaaaaaaatactcaattCATAGTTACAAAGGatagcaggcaggcaggcaggcacaaaagttattttaagtGGATGGATTTGGGGAGAGTAACAGCACTGTGATTGCacttgatgcttttttttataAGAGAAGAGGCAGCACTAAAAAACAGATGCTTTGTTTCAATGGGAAAAGGGAAACTCAGATCTTTATTATATCCTCTTTTGATGTAGGTGTAAACTGATCCTCCAAGAAGCTGCTAGACTGCAGTCACAGAAATCAAGAGCTTCTTCTCCTAAGTCAGTTATGGACCTGCACTGGAGCAGCCCTAGACACTGTGTAGAACACCCTATTCTAGATATTGCACTAGTTGAGAACAAGGCTCAGTCCCATCACAGGGCCAAGCTGAGGCTGTATAATCCAGATATGCCACTGCCCTGCCAATCAATGTTTTCTAGTCACTGTACCCTTCCTGGTATTTCAGGCTATAACTAATGGATCTGTGAACTACATACTCAATTCCCAGGTCCACTTCAGGAATGCCACTCAGCATCTGGTTGGACAGCATCTCTTCAGTCTTCTTGGCAGAGGAGACACGGATGTTCTCTGGCAGCTCGTACAGAGAGTCCTCGGCATTCTTAAGCTTCACCTTCTGCTCCTCATTCTCCACaatccctttcctcttcttcagcTCAGTCTCAATGTATTTCATCCTGAACGCCAGCACACAAGGGACACATGGTATTTagttatattttctgtattcttttccagcactgctgagcacagctgcaccaCTATCCCAGCGGCTAGGAGAGAGGAATGAATAATTTCTCCAAAACCACTCAGCTAATATAAACTGCAAGAAGTAAAACATTTGCTACTCTGTCCAAGAAATGATCAGATCCTCCAAGGTCTTTCGTAAGCAGCAGGCAAGGCTGCCACTATATAATGCCATCACACTGGCTAGTCAGTTGGCATCGCCCAACTTTGTTCATGAACAGCCTTCTCCAGTCTGGCAGCCAGAAAGtgaaacagcaaatgaaagTTTCCAGAAGAATGAGGAAGATATCTTGGGAACTCTGAGCACCcaggacagaaaataaacacac encodes the following:
- the C18H9orf78 gene encoding splicing factor C9orf78 homolog, whose translation is MPGTKSFRRRRRGSEEEEEEDEQVAEEVRLKLEEAKEVQSLRKRPNGVSAAALLVGEKLQEEATLVDDPFKIKSGGMVDMKKLKERGKDKINEEEDLNLGTSFSAETNRRDEDADMMKYIETELKKRKGIVENEEQKVKLKNAEDSLYELPENIRVSSAKKTEEMLSNQMLSGIPEVDLGIDAKIKNIISTEEAKAKLLAEQQNKKKDSETSFVPTNMAVNYVQHNRFYHEELNAPVRRNKEEPKPRPLRVGDTERPEPERSPPNRKRPPNEKATDDYHYEKFKKMNRRY